Genomic DNA from Deltaproteobacteria bacterium:
ACGTTGCGCACGGTGATGTCGAAGTCCTCGGGGCGGCCGAGGCGCGTCGGATCGTCGGAGAGCGAGTTCTGGGTCTTGGCGATGCAGACCGGCAGCGCGGCGTAGCCCAGCCGCTCCACGTCCTTCAGGTCCCGCTCGGCGGTGGGGGTGAGGACCATGTTGCGTGCGCCGTACATCTTGCGCGCCACGGTCAGGATCTTCTGCGGGACCGGGTCGCTCCAGCTATAGAGGGGCGTGAAGGGGCGCGACACCCGCTCGGCGTGGGTCACGACGGTGCGGGCCAGCTCGAGCGCGCCCTCGCCGCCCTGTTCGAAGTGGCTCGCCACGGCGAAGGGCACGTGGCGGCTCTCGCAGTAGGCGCGCACGACGGCGAGCTCCTCCTCGGTGTCGCCGCCGAAGCGGTTCAAGGCGACCACGGGCACCTCGGTGAAGTGGTGGATGTTCTCGATGTGCTTGTCCAGGTTCGGCAGGCCGCGGCGCACGGCCTCCGGGTCGGGCTTGCCGAGGTCGCCCTTCTTCACGCCGCCGTGCATCTTGAGCGCGCGCACCGTGGCCACCAGCACCACCGCCGCGGTGTCGAGCCCCGCGCTCGCGCACTTGATGTCGAAGAACTTCTCCGCGCCGAGGTCGAAGGCGAAGCCCGCCTCGGTGATCGTCCAGTCCGCCAGGTGCAGCGCCATCTTGGTGGCGAGCACGCTGTTGCAGCCGTGGGCGATGTTGGCGAAGGGCCCGCCGTGCACGAGCGCCGGCGTGCCCTCGATGGTCTGGACGAGGTTCGGCAGGAGCGCGTCCTTGAGCAGCGCGAGCATCGCCCCGGTGGCGTTGATCTGCTTGGCCGTGACGGGGGTCCCCTCGAAGTCGAAGGCTACGAGGGTGCGGTCGAGGCGCGCGCGGAGGTCCTCGTAGCCGGTGGCCAGGCAGAGCATGGCCATCACCTCGGAGGAGGCGGTGATGTCGAAGCCGGCCTCGCGCGGCACCCCCTGGTTCACGCCCCCGAGGCCGATGAGGGTCTTGCGCAGCGACCGATCGTTCATGTCGATCACGCGCCGCCAGAGCACGCGCCGCGGGTCCACCTTCATCGGGTAGTCGAAGTGGATGCGGTTATCCAGCATCGCCGCGAGGAGGTTGTGGGCCGAGGTCACCGCGTGGAAGTCGCCGGTGAAGTGCAGGTTGATCGCGTCGGCCGGGGTGAGCTGGCTCTTACCGCCTCCCGTGGCGCCCCCCTTCATGCCCATGCACGGGCCGAGCGAGGGCTCGCGGAGCGCGAGGCAGACCGACTCGCCGAGGCGCGCGAGTGCCTGCCCGAGCCCGATGGTGGTGGTGGTCTTCCCTTCGCCGGCGGGGGTGGGGGTGATGGCCGAGACGAGGACGAGTCGCCCGGGGTTAGGTCGCTGCCGCGGCTCGTCGAGGAGCGCGAGGTCGAGCTTGGCCTTGTCCCGCCCGTACGGGATGACGAAGCGCTCGGGGACGCCGAGAGTCGCGGCCACCTCGTGAATGGGGCGCGGCCCGAGGGACGCGGAGGAAGGATTCGGGGTCATGCAGGCCTCCGTGCGCGAGAGGCGGGCATCGTAGCGCAAGTGTCCGCGCGCGGCGATGGCGGGGCGCGCCTTGACGCTGCGACGGGGGAGAGGAGATCCTGACGTCATGAAACCAGCGATGTGGGCGGTGATGACCGTGAGCCTGGGGCTCGCGATGGGGCTCGGCACGGGATGCACGAGTCAGCTCCGAGGTGGCGTGGTCGACGGCGGGGCGGGGGACGGCAAGGCCCTGGCGGACGGCGCAGGCGGGGACGGCGCAGGCGGGGACGGTGGCGGACCTGCGGGGGACGGCAGCGGACCTGTGGGAGACGGGACGGCGCCGCTCGTCGACGGGAGTGTACCCGTCGGAGATGGTCCGAAGCCGATTCTGGACGGCGGGCGACGCGACGGCGGCGCGAAGCGGGACTCGGGTGGCGGAGCCAAGGACAGCCGGCCCGCGGCCGACGGCCCGCGCGCGGACGCCTTCGTGCCCGTCGGGGGACAGGGAGAGTGGACGCAGGAGGCGCACGACCCGCAGCGCACGGGTTACATCGCCGAGGAGCCGAAGACCCCCTGGACGGTGCTCTGGACCTGGAACGGGGCCGACGCGAGCGGGGGCGTGGGCGGACACAGCTACGACGCGCCGCGGGAGGCGCACACCGTGACGGGCGGCCCGATGATCTACGCGCCGGCCGGGGCGAAGGGGCTCTACGGCCTGCGCAAGGTCGGCGGCGGGAGCGCGTGGAACGTGACGGCCACGAGCTTCAACGCCACGCCCGCCTACGACCCCGCGACGGGGCATGTGCTGGCGGGAGGGGCGGACGGCAAGCTCTACAAGGTCTTCGGCTCGACGGGGGTGGTGGCCGGGACCTACGCGGCGGGGAGCCCCATCAACCGCGCGATTCTGATCGTGGGGGGCGCGGCGTACGCGGCGACCGACAGCGGCGAGCTGCACAAGGTGACCATCGCCACGATGACCAAGGCCTGGTCCTACGCGAGCGGCGGGCCGGTGGGGACGGGCCCGGCCTACTCCGCCTCGCGCAAGGCGGTGGTCTACGCGACGAACGATCTCTACGTGCACGCCGTCGACGACGCGAGCGGGGCCCGCAAGTGGCGGGAGAAGCCGACGCCGAACGCGGCGGGCTTTCCGAACGAGCTGGACGGCTACTGGCCGGTGGTGGCGGACCAGGCGGGCGTGGTGTTCGTGCGGATGCGGCTCGAGCACAACGCGGGGCTCTGGAGCTTCCCGAGCGGGCGCAACACCTATCCGAACACCAACGCCGAGACGCGCACCTTCCTGCAGAGCAACGCGCGGCTGAAGAACCTCTTCGCGCTCTCGCTCGACGATGGAAAGGAGAAGTTCGTCCCGGCGTTGGGCTACGGCGGGGTGGAGGACCTTCACAACGGCAGCGCGTATCTCGACCTGGGGCCGGTGCCGGTGGTGCGCGTCGTGGGCGGCAAGCAGGTGGCCTACCAGCACTTCCGCAACGGGCAGAGCAACCCCCCCGATGGCCGATGGGACTCGCACATGGGGGAGATGGTCCTCGACGATCAGACGATCTCGGGGCTCGTGGCCGGGGACCTGCGCTTCGTCCAGATGGGCAAGCAGAGCTACTCCTACGCGAGCATCACCGACGAGCAGTGCCCCGTGACGATGGCCGGCGAAACGCTCTTTCACGCGCA
This window encodes:
- a CDS encoding PQQ-like beta-propeller repeat protein; translated protein: MKPAMWAVMTVSLGLAMGLGTGCTSQLRGGVVDGGAGDGKALADGAGGDGAGGDGGGPAGDGSGPVGDGTAPLVDGSVPVGDGPKPILDGGRRDGGAKRDSGGGAKDSRPAADGPRADAFVPVGGQGEWTQEAHDPQRTGYIAEEPKTPWTVLWTWNGADASGGVGGHSYDAPREAHTVTGGPMIYAPAGAKGLYGLRKVGGGSAWNVTATSFNATPAYDPATGHVLAGGADGKLYKVFGSTGVVAGTYAAGSPINRAILIVGGAAYAATDSGELHKVTIATMTKAWSYASGGPVGTGPAYSASRKAVVYATNDLYVHAVDDASGARKWREKPTPNAAGFPNELDGYWPVVADQAGVVFVRMRLEHNAGLWSFPSGRNTYPNTNAETRTFLQSNARLKNLFALSLDDGKEKFVPALGYGGVEDLHNGSAYLDLGPVPVVRVVGGKQVAYQHFRNGQSNPPDGRWDSHMGEMVLDDQTISGLVAGDLRFVQMGKQSYSYASITDEQCPVTMAGETLFHAHWGASESVRITDRASARGLSYADPIKTVYNPPVVRRTVTCSDFNPTTHYTSCGLTLVDDGRYWAGPGFWVYWGVRDPPTVKSGAYSEGLKPRYTYVSDGLIVVEGNGGDLMVFKHSGP
- a CDS encoding formate--tetrahydrofolate ligase, which gives rise to MTPNPSSASLGPRPIHEVAATLGVPERFVIPYGRDKAKLDLALLDEPRQRPNPGRLVLVSAITPTPAGEGKTTTTIGLGQALARLGESVCLALREPSLGPCMGMKGGATGGGKSQLTPADAINLHFTGDFHAVTSAHNLLAAMLDNRIHFDYPMKVDPRRVLWRRVIDMNDRSLRKTLIGLGGVNQGVPREAGFDITASSEVMAMLCLATGYEDLRARLDRTLVAFDFEGTPVTAKQINATGAMLALLKDALLPNLVQTIEGTPALVHGGPFANIAHGCNSVLATKMALHLADWTITEAGFAFDLGAEKFFDIKCASAGLDTAAVVLVATVRALKMHGGVKKGDLGKPDPEAVRRGLPNLDKHIENIHHFTEVPVVALNRFGGDTEEELAVVRAYCESRHVPFAVASHFEQGGEGALELARTVVTHAERVSRPFTPLYSWSDPVPQKILTVARKMYGARNMVLTPTAERDLKDVERLGYAALPVCIAKTQNSLSDDPTRLGRPEDFDITVRNV